One Anaerolineae bacterium genomic window carries:
- a CDS encoding ABC transporter permease subunit, producing the protein MNILTMTNLTFREAWRKKIFWLALVLGIAFLILFGIGFYYIYQEVMQHSRNGLGGPAARNILRHEISGVFLILGLFAVNFLIVMMSALTSVDSVSGEISSHTIQTIATKPIRRWEIIGGKLLGQTIMLMVYVAFMAGGLIFEVYLLTGYLPPHILPGLSLMLLEGLIVFSITTLGGVYFSTLANGVLVFMLYGIAFAGSWVEQIGAVMQSEAALQVGILASLIMPSEAMWRMASDLMQPALVRQQAFPLINLYSKPSAAMVIYAAIYMAVLIALALRQFNKRDL; encoded by the coding sequence ATGAATATTCTGACCATGACCAATCTGACCTTCCGCGAAGCTTGGCGCAAAAAAATTTTCTGGCTGGCGCTGGTATTGGGGATTGCTTTTTTGATTTTGTTTGGGATTGGCTTTTATTATATTTATCAGGAAGTGATGCAGCATAGCCGGAACGGGCTGGGCGGGCCGGCGGCCAGGAACATTCTCAGACACGAAATCAGTGGGGTTTTTCTTATCCTGGGCTTGTTTGCCGTTAACTTTCTGATTGTGATGATGTCGGCCTTAACCAGCGTGGATAGCGTCTCCGGCGAGATCAGCTCGCACACTATCCAGACCATTGCCACCAAACCCATCCGGCGGTGGGAAATCATTGGGGGCAAATTGCTGGGCCAAACCATTATGCTTATGGTTTACGTGGCATTTATGGCGGGCGGTTTGATTTTTGAAGTTTATCTATTAACGGGTTACCTGCCCCCCCACATTTTACCCGGCTTGAGCCTGATGCTGTTGGAAGGTTTGATCGTGTTCAGCATCACCACTTTGGGCGGCGTTTATTTTTCAACCCTGGCCAACGGGGTGTTGGTGTTTATGCTGTACGGCATTGCCTTTGCCGGCAGTTGGGTGGAACAGATTGGGGCGGTGATGCAAAGCGAAGCGGCCCTGCAAGTGGGCATTTTGGCCAGCCTGATAATGCCCAGCGAAGCCATGTGGCGGATGGCGTCTGACCTGATGCAGCCGGCGCTGGTGAGGCAACAAGCGTTCCCCTTGATCAACCTGTATAGCAAACCAAGCGCCGCTATGGTGATTTACGCGGCAATTTATATGGCGGTGTTGATAGCCCTGGCCCTGCGCCAATTCAATAAACGGGATTTATAA
- a CDS encoding ABC transporter ATP-binding protein — MTDLAIETHHLRKEYGPKVAVQDLTLQIPRGEVFGFLGPNGAGKSTTVKMLLALAQPTHGEIKLFGQYPGRPQARAKVGFLPEHFRFHEWLRAGEFLMFHGKLYGLPVAVLKERIPPLLELVGLADSAHMRLSKFSKGMLQRIGLAQAMLNRPDLIFLDEPTSGLDPLGRRLVRRIIHQLKDAGTTIFLNSHFLSEVEVTCDRVAFIKAGRVVRLDTMANLLRRTTEVKLRVDAFKPELLAALEQVGHRAQQDGSSLTMLIEDQEMVPLMARLVFEHGAKLYQLSPREKSLEEIFISIIGPDNAGGSDAGGIDAGGTNERSAP; from the coding sequence GTGACCGACCTCGCCATTGAAACCCATCATTTGCGTAAAGAATACGGCCCTAAAGTAGCCGTGCAAGACCTGACCCTCCAGATACCGCGGGGTGAGGTTTTTGGTTTTTTAGGCCCCAATGGGGCCGGCAAGTCAACTACGGTTAAAATGTTGCTGGCCCTGGCCCAACCAACCCACGGCGAGATCAAGTTATTTGGCCAATACCCCGGCCGGCCCCAAGCGCGGGCCAAGGTCGGCTTTTTGCCGGAGCATTTTCGTTTTCACGAGTGGCTGCGGGCCGGTGAATTTTTGATGTTCCACGGCAAGTTGTACGGCCTGCCTGTGGCCGTGTTAAAAGAACGTATTCCCCCCCTGCTTGAGTTAGTGGGGCTGGCTGACAGCGCCCACATGCGTTTGAGCAAATTTTCCAAGGGTATGCTCCAGCGCATTGGCCTGGCTCAGGCCATGCTCAACCGGCCCGACCTCATCTTTTTGGACGAACCCACCTCCGGGCTGGACCCTCTGGGGCGGCGACTGGTGCGGCGAATCATTCACCAACTCAAAGACGCCGGCACAACCATTTTCCTCAACTCCCATTTTCTGAGCGAAGTGGAAGTTACCTGCGACCGGGTGGCCTTTATTAAAGCCGGCCGGGTGGTGCGGCTGGATACCATGGCCAACCTGCTGCGCCGGACCACCGAAGTTAAGCTGCGGGTTGATGCCTTTAAGCCAGAATTGCTGGCCGCCCTGGAGCAGGTGGGCCACCGAGCGCAACAGGATGGGTCAAGCCTGACCATGTTGATTGAGGATCAAGAGATGGTGCCCCTTATGGCCCGCCTGGTGTTTGAACACGGGGCCAAATTGTACCAGTTGAGTCCGCGGGAGAAATCGTTGGAAGAGATTTTTATCAGCATCATTGGCCCAGATAACGCCGGTGGGAGTGATGCCGGCGGGATTGACGCCGGTGGAACGAATGAAAGGAGCGCCCCATGA